The segment CAATAAACCAATAAAATATCATTGGGTTTATAGTATTTATTGGAATCATTCATTAAAGCAAAAGaaacaatgtttgaaaaaatatatatttagatatgaAAACATGGAAATTTTGAGCACTTGAAGAATGCCTCACGAACAAAACCACAACCTCTTAAGCGAGACATAAGTAATGGATATATGTGATTTTGGATGACATGGAAGGGCACAAACAACGGCCATAGGTATAAAATAAATTAGTGTACCTGCAAAACAATGATCGTTTAGCCAAGtaaaaatacatttctcatcGTCCAGTTTAGACGACGTGTCAGATGTAATATATAACAACATAACATGACGTCACTTCAACTCAAgtgaaacaaaaataataacaaataactGGAGTTAATGTCCAAGCTGAACTAGGTATCTCTGTATGTTTGAAAAGGTAAATATGTTCGATTACCACAAGAATGATCTACTGTCggacaaataaaaacaaatcgaCAGATTTCTAACAAATAACGGATATCATactaagaatttaaaaaaaatgaaaatgatacaaaatGCCGTACGTTGATCAATACATGATATTAACATATAAATGGCATGATATATCGATGTTATTCTACGGTTATTAATCATTGCAGTATTGCATTACGCTTCCACATATCTTGGTAGATGTTCCACCGTGAGCGACAAATGCTGCAACTGACAATTCAAAGGTACGCTTATCACAAACAATTCACCTCAAATCACTCTGCCCACTTTGCTAAATGGAGTAATCATCGAGATTGCGATGCAAAAACAAAAGAAGAGCTTTACGGGCGTGGCGAGAACACGATGACGAGTGTCACGTGACAAGGACTATGAACTGACGCAACGGTGACATCACCAACAAAATGAACACATCAAAAACCAAAGGGAATGGTTATGTGGAACCTTGTTTATATATCAGGACCATGGTTCCGAAGTGCTATCTTCAGTTCTACAAATTAAAAGACATGTGTAGATTAAAATCCACAAACACTCGCATCCATacacagaaaaataaaacatacaatttACTCGTAAATCAATACCTTCTCTTGTGAGTTGTTGGTCGCCATTCGTGTCACCCCATTCCATATACCTCAGGCTGATTTCAGAGGCTCTATATTCATCATATTGCCATTCTTGTTTGTAATATTCAGTTATATCTTCTCGTGTAATTCTTCGTCGACCCCTTGCAGTACTATCAAATATGTTGTCTGCGAGAACGTCAAAAAAATCTGAATTTCTCTATAAAAAAAGg is part of the Ostrea edulis chromosome 2, xbOstEdul1.1, whole genome shotgun sequence genome and harbors:
- the LOC125680866 gene encoding uncharacterized protein LOC125680866, which codes for MKGTLGTLILVYWMCCAFSLPLHYLIKRNVSHTKRNSDFFDVLADNIFDSTARGRRRITREDITEYYKQEWQYDEYRASEISLRYMEWGDTNGDQQLTREELKIALRNHGPDI